Proteins from one Streptosporangium becharense genomic window:
- a CDS encoding MOSC domain-containing protein: MKSYFGKVGRILRWPVKSLRGEELPEGRFDERGLAGDRAYALVDERDNHAGRVLTVRQRPELLHWSSAYGTGAVPTLTAPDGTAWAWDDPALPETLAHSLGTPLSLRAADGQQDRGPTVLVTVAASLEALGEELGAPVDLLRFRPNLHLDLVAPVFAEESWAPGTAITVGEVRLEVTGDNAGPCIRCAVPSWDPRGRERWPELQKWLISAHGNKFGVIMRVTRPGTVRHGDPVTVLPVEDVTAAG, translated from the coding sequence ATGAAGTCATATTTCGGGAAGGTTGGCCGGATTCTGCGCTGGCCGGTGAAGTCGCTGCGCGGCGAGGAGCTGCCGGAAGGACGGTTCGACGAGCGGGGACTGGCCGGTGACCGGGCCTACGCGCTCGTCGACGAGCGCGACAACCACGCCGGCCGGGTGCTGACCGTGCGGCAGCGGCCGGAGCTGCTCCACTGGAGCAGCGCCTACGGCACCGGCGCCGTCCCGACGCTCACCGCCCCGGACGGCACCGCCTGGGCGTGGGACGACCCCGCCCTGCCGGAGACGCTGGCCCACTCGCTCGGCACCCCGCTGAGCCTGCGCGCCGCCGACGGCCAGCAGGACCGGGGCCCGACCGTGCTCGTCACCGTCGCCGCCTCGCTGGAGGCGCTGGGCGAGGAGCTGGGAGCCCCGGTCGACCTGCTCAGGTTCCGGCCCAACCTCCACCTCGACCTGGTCGCGCCGGTCTTCGCCGAGGAGAGCTGGGCCCCCGGTACGGCGATCACCGTCGGCGAGGTCAGGCTGGAGGTGACCGGCGACAACGCGGGCCCCTGCATCCGCTGCGCCGTGCCCAGCTGGGACCCTCGGGGGCGGGAGCGCTGGCCCGAACTGCAGAAGTGGCTGATCAGCGCGCACGGGAACAAGTTCGGCGTCATCATGCGGGTCACCCGGCCCGGCACCGTACGCCACGGGGACCCGGTGACCGTGCTGCCGGTCGAGGACGTCACGGCGGCCGGATGA
- a CDS encoding glycosyltransferase family 2 protein: MSVPTGVAKPVPYDYERFSKLAGPVTEPEPGVPYRVRYRSLLASEPHRVRAVLLMVAALVVEFTLMVWLLLPEHWTVRPDPYGGVPWYLPVADRIMLVTIACIEVFRLVSVVSNVHAMLAARDPVPVAPEPGTRVAFITTCVPGKEPLEMVRETLSAALKIRHDGVLDVWLLDEGDDPDIHELCDWLGAHHFSRKGVPEWNQPKGAFRAKTKHGNYNSWLAAHGDDYDFFVSVDTDHVPLPEFCERMLGYFRDPRVAFVVGPQVYGNYDSGVTKAAESQQFLFHSLIQRAGNRYGAPMFVGTNNAVRIRALKQIGGLYDSITEDMATGIEFHRARDPETGQRWMSVYTPDVLAVGEGPSSWTDFFSQQLRWSRGTYETLLTQFWKAAPRLSPGRFFNYSLMVTFYPMSALNWLLAGVSATLFMAVGGSGVTVPMDMWLMLYGDAALLQVMLYTWNRRHNVSPHEPEGSSGVAGMVMSALSAPIYVTSLIGAALRRPSKFVVTPKGDSASPDQIATFRIHLWWAVIFGGGLLATVFWTGHVHAVMTLWAILALTICLGPLVTWAWNLRAAKASRAAVAVRGEL, from the coding sequence ATGAGCGTCCCGACCGGCGTCGCGAAACCCGTTCCCTACGACTACGAGAGGTTCAGCAAGCTCGCCGGGCCCGTCACCGAGCCGGAGCCGGGAGTGCCGTACCGCGTCCGGTACCGCTCCCTGCTGGCGAGCGAACCGCACCGGGTCAGGGCGGTGCTGCTGATGGTGGCGGCGCTCGTGGTGGAGTTCACCCTGATGGTGTGGCTGCTGCTGCCCGAGCACTGGACCGTGCGTCCCGACCCCTACGGCGGGGTGCCGTGGTACCTGCCGGTCGCCGACCGGATCATGCTCGTGACGATCGCCTGCATCGAGGTCTTCCGCCTGGTCAGCGTGGTCTCCAACGTGCACGCCATGCTCGCCGCCCGCGACCCCGTCCCGGTCGCGCCGGAGCCCGGCACCCGGGTGGCCTTCATCACCACCTGCGTACCCGGCAAGGAACCCCTGGAGATGGTCCGGGAGACCCTGTCCGCGGCCCTGAAGATCCGCCATGACGGCGTGCTCGACGTCTGGCTGCTCGACGAGGGCGACGACCCCGACATCCATGAGCTGTGCGACTGGCTGGGTGCCCACCACTTCAGCCGCAAGGGCGTACCCGAGTGGAACCAGCCCAAGGGGGCGTTCCGGGCCAAGACCAAGCACGGCAACTACAACAGCTGGCTGGCCGCGCACGGCGACGACTACGACTTCTTCGTCTCCGTCGACACCGACCACGTCCCGCTCCCGGAGTTCTGCGAGCGCATGCTCGGCTACTTCCGCGACCCGCGGGTGGCCTTCGTCGTCGGCCCCCAGGTCTACGGGAACTACGACAGCGGGGTCACCAAGGCGGCCGAGAGCCAGCAGTTCCTGTTCCACTCCCTCATCCAGCGGGCCGGCAACCGCTACGGCGCGCCGATGTTCGTCGGCACCAACAACGCGGTGCGCATCCGTGCTCTCAAGCAGATCGGCGGCCTGTACGACTCGATCACCGAGGACATGGCCACCGGCATCGAGTTCCACCGCGCACGCGACCCGGAGACCGGGCAGCGCTGGATGTCGGTCTACACCCCCGACGTGCTGGCGGTGGGGGAGGGGCCGTCGTCGTGGACGGACTTCTTCTCCCAGCAGCTGCGCTGGAGCCGCGGCACCTACGAGACGCTGCTCACCCAGTTCTGGAAGGCCGCCCCCAGGCTGTCGCCCGGCCGGTTCTTCAACTACAGCCTCATGGTCACCTTCTACCCGATGTCCGCGCTCAACTGGCTGCTGGCCGGGGTGAGCGCGACGCTGTTCATGGCCGTCGGAGGCTCCGGTGTGACCGTCCCGATGGACATGTGGCTCATGCTGTACGGCGACGCCGCGCTGCTGCAGGTCATGCTCTACACCTGGAACCGGCGGCACAACGTCAGCCCGCACGAGCCCGAGGGCTCCTCCGGGGTGGCCGGGATGGTCATGTCGGCGCTGTCGGCGCCCATCTACGTGACCTCGCTGATCGGGGCGGCGCTGCGCAGGCCCAGCAAGTTCGTGGTCACCCCGAAGGGGGACTCCGCCAGCCCCGACCAGATCGCCACCTTCCGCATCCACCTGTGGTGGGCGGTGATCTTCGGCGGCGGGCTGCTGGCGACCGTGTTCTGGACCGGCCACGTGCACGCGGTCATGACCCTCTGGGCGATCCTCGCCCTGACGATCTGCCTTGGCCCGCTGGTGACCTGGGCCTGGAACCTGCGGGCCGCCAAGGCGTCGCGGGCCGCCGTGGCCGTGCGGGGTGAGCTGTGA
- a CDS encoding isocitrate lyase/PEP mutase family protein, which translates to MTTLHDKALLFRSMHVPGRPLVLPNAWDVASARIVAEAGAAAVATTSAGVSWALGYGDGDHLDRDRGLDLVARVAAAVDVPVSADIESGYASDPEGVAETVRGVLAAGAVGVNLEDSLRAGPAPLRSVPEQSERIAAARGAADAAGVPLFINARIDTHRLPAGDPARWRRETLARAEAYVAAGADGVFVLGALDAEAVTALVRAVSAPVNVLAGPGTLTVPELAALGVARASAGSSIAEAAYGLVARAARELLTDGTCGALEGGLAYGTLNSLLLAGPGR; encoded by the coding sequence ATGACGACACTTCATGACAAGGCCCTGTTGTTCCGCTCGATGCACGTCCCGGGCCGGCCGCTGGTGCTGCCCAACGCCTGGGACGTCGCCTCCGCCCGCATCGTGGCGGAGGCCGGTGCCGCCGCGGTCGCCACCACCAGCGCCGGTGTCTCGTGGGCCCTGGGTTATGGGGACGGCGACCACCTGGACCGGGACCGCGGCCTCGACCTGGTCGCCCGGGTCGCCGCGGCGGTCGACGTCCCGGTGAGCGCCGACATCGAGAGCGGCTACGCCTCCGACCCCGAGGGTGTGGCCGAGACCGTGCGGGGCGTGCTCGCGGCCGGAGCCGTCGGCGTCAACCTGGAGGACTCACTCCGCGCGGGCCCGGCCCCGCTGCGTTCCGTCCCGGAGCAGTCCGAGCGCATCGCGGCCGCCCGTGGTGCCGCGGACGCCGCCGGTGTGCCGCTGTTCATCAACGCCCGGATCGACACGCACCGTCTGCCGGCCGGGGATCCCGCGCGATGGCGGAGGGAAACCCTGGCCCGGGCCGAGGCGTACGTGGCAGCCGGGGCCGACGGGGTGTTCGTCCTCGGTGCCCTGGACGCGGAGGCCGTCACGGCGCTCGTGCGCGCGGTGTCCGCGCCGGTGAACGTCCTGGCGGGTCCCGGGACCCTCACCGTGCCCGAGCTCGCGGCGTTGGGCGTGGCCCGCGCGAGTGCCGGGTCCTCGATCGCCGAGGCGGCGTACGGGCTGGTCGCGCGTGCCGCCCGGGAACTGCTCACCGACGGCACCTGTGGAGCCCTTGAGGGAGGTCTTGCGTACGGCACCCTCAATTCGTTGCTGCTGGCGGGACCCGGCCGCTGA
- a CDS encoding nucleotidyltransferase domain-containing protein, with amino-acid sequence MTVVLPAWLPEIPAEQAHPAAFATVSGAHLYGFPSIDSDVDLRGVHMLPLTEVIGLRTGEETLTRSWERDGVEVDLVTHDLAKFCRLLLRRNGYVLEQLLSPLVVTTSPVHREMVALAPGFVTRHHAHHYLGFARTQWRLFERSGELKPLLYTFRVLLTGLHLMRSGEVEADLTRLTGGPAYLGDLVEAKRSAEHGPLPPGGPDRETVAGDVARLTAELEEARDTSHLPDTASAGEALHDLVVRTRLAALPRTAGDPRA; translated from the coding sequence GTGACCGTCGTCCTGCCCGCCTGGCTGCCGGAGATCCCCGCCGAACAGGCCCACCCGGCGGCCTTCGCCACCGTCAGCGGCGCGCACCTCTATGGCTTCCCCTCCATCGACTCCGACGTCGACCTACGCGGTGTCCACATGCTGCCGTTGACGGAGGTGATCGGCCTGCGCACCGGCGAGGAGACCCTCACCCGCTCCTGGGAGCGGGACGGCGTCGAGGTCGACCTGGTCACACACGACCTGGCGAAGTTCTGCCGGCTGCTGCTGCGCCGCAACGGCTACGTGCTGGAGCAGCTGCTCTCCCCGCTGGTGGTCACCACCTCGCCGGTCCACCGCGAGATGGTCGCCCTCGCCCCCGGCTTCGTCACCCGCCACCACGCCCACCACTACCTGGGCTTCGCCCGCACCCAGTGGCGGCTGTTCGAACGTTCCGGCGAACTCAAGCCGCTGCTGTACACCTTCCGCGTGCTGCTGACCGGTCTCCACCTGATGCGCAGCGGGGAGGTGGAGGCCGACCTGACCCGGCTGACCGGCGGCCCGGCCTACCTCGGCGACCTGGTCGAGGCCAAACGCTCGGCCGAGCACGGCCCGCTCCCGCCCGGCGGCCCGGACCGGGAGACCGTGGCCGGCGACGTGGCCCGGCTGACGGCGGAACTGGAGGAGGCCCGGGACACCTCCCACCTGCCCGACACGGCGTCGGCGGGCGAGGCCCTGCACGACCTGGTCGTCCGCACCCGCCTGGCCGCGCTCCCCCGTACGGCCGGTGACCCCCGCGCCTGA
- a CDS encoding AAA family ATPase, with translation MPIARFSVENYRCFPKAQEVELRPITVVLGKNNSGKSALVRAPLVLSTGVRTDSPLPFDLDQLGDAVPAFPDLIYGTRPHGAVRVRMDFEGGGGQAESYGLDATVQNVSEWQTQVVSELALRAGSETVRYEWLHDEVPWAEERPYVFRMNGHDAIRHKFRFQGLLPTVVPISQKRRGGDLSRAADRIRAEFDRIRYLGPYRQRPDRLYRIPSRVAAEVGGSGEATLGILAHDVVRQQGSLIKKINGYLPDNLPGWTLDVSDQGGGMHSVVFRSTIDDTLQINLGDAGTGVAQLLPILVQRAMDAATPPAHPILEIIEEPELHLHPSAHALVADLLLDSARESNVRFLVETHSETFLLRLRRRVAEGNASPDTIAIYFVEHSGGAAQARRIGIDSLGNLDYWPRGVFSEDFEETRKLAAAQKERFTPDAR, from the coding sequence ATGCCGATCGCGCGCTTCTCCGTGGAGAACTACCGATGTTTCCCGAAGGCACAGGAGGTGGAACTCCGTCCGATCACGGTGGTGCTGGGAAAGAACAATTCCGGCAAAAGTGCACTTGTGCGCGCACCCCTGGTGCTGTCCACCGGCGTCCGCACGGACTCCCCACTCCCCTTCGATCTCGATCAGCTCGGCGACGCCGTTCCCGCGTTCCCCGATCTGATCTATGGCACACGCCCGCACGGTGCGGTACGGGTGCGGATGGACTTCGAGGGTGGGGGTGGACAGGCGGAATCTTACGGCTTGGACGCCACCGTTCAGAACGTCAGCGAATGGCAGACCCAGGTGGTCAGTGAACTTGCCCTGCGCGCCGGATCTGAAACTGTTCGGTATGAATGGCTCCACGACGAGGTGCCCTGGGCCGAGGAACGACCCTATGTGTTTAGAATGAACGGTCACGATGCCATAAGGCACAAATTTCGCTTTCAGGGGCTTCTACCAACAGTTGTCCCAATTTCACAAAAACGGCGGGGTGGTGATCTCTCCAGAGCCGCCGATCGGATCCGGGCCGAGTTCGATCGGATCCGGTATCTCGGCCCGTACCGGCAACGACCGGATCGGCTGTATCGGATTCCCTCCAGAGTGGCGGCCGAGGTCGGGGGAAGCGGCGAGGCGACCCTCGGCATTCTCGCGCATGACGTCGTACGGCAACAGGGCTCGCTGATCAAAAAGATCAACGGATACCTGCCCGACAACCTGCCGGGCTGGACTCTGGATGTGAGCGATCAGGGCGGGGGAATGCACTCCGTGGTGTTCCGTTCCACCATCGACGACACCCTGCAGATCAACCTCGGCGACGCGGGCACCGGGGTGGCGCAACTCCTGCCGATATTGGTACAGCGCGCCATGGACGCGGCGACTCCCCCCGCCCACCCGATCCTGGAGATCATCGAAGAACCGGAGCTTCACCTGCACCCGTCCGCACACGCGCTGGTCGCGGACCTCCTGCTCGACTCAGCCCGGGAGTCGAACGTCAGGTTCCTCGTCGAGACGCACAGCGAGACCTTTCTTCTCCGGCTCCGCCGCCGCGTGGCAGAAGGGAATGCCTCCCCCGACACCATAGCGATCTACTTCGTGGAGCACAGCGGAGGCGCAGCCCAAGCCCGACGGATCGGCATCGACTCCCTCGGGAATCTCGACTACTGGCCGCGCGGTGTCTTCTCCGAGGATTTCGAGGAGACGCGCAAACTGGCAGCCGCACAGAAAGAGCGGTTCACGCCCGATGCGCGTTGA
- a CDS encoding MTH1187 family thiamine-binding protein, with the protein MSVLVAFSVTPIGTGEDVGELVAEAVRVVRASGLPNRTDAMFTTVEGEDWDQVMSVVKDAVAAVESRAGRVSLVLKADIRAGQDGRLESKVATVERHLAQPS; encoded by the coding sequence ATGTCAGTGCTCGTGGCGTTCAGCGTGACGCCGATCGGTACGGGAGAGGATGTCGGCGAGCTCGTCGCCGAGGCTGTCCGCGTGGTCCGCGCCTCGGGTCTGCCGAACCGGACCGACGCCATGTTCACCACCGTCGAGGGCGAGGACTGGGATCAGGTGATGTCCGTCGTCAAGGACGCCGTCGCCGCCGTCGAGTCCCGCGCCGGGCGGGTCAGCCTGGTGCTCAAGGCCGACATCCGCGCAGGTCAGGACGGTCGCCTGGAGTCCAAGGTCGCCACCGTCGAGCGTCACCTCGCCCAGCCGTCCTGA
- a CDS encoding endonuclease V, whose amino-acid sequence MPRTVLEAEAIQDELRPLLDLTGPGPRDPARIAGVDVAYDGDRLAAAVTVLDGTTLEVVEEVAVHGRVAFDYVPGLLAFRELPALLDALDRLSALPDLVVCDGYGLAHPRRFGLACHLGVLTGLPAIGVGKTAFVGTYDEPGPERGSWSDLRLDGDVVGRVLRTRDGVKPVFVSAGHRVDLDTACHNVLNLTLRYRLPETTRAADRLSRRMLTENCRPGLMGSERHDEMG is encoded by the coding sequence ATGCCCCGGACTGTCCTGGAGGCCGAGGCCATCCAGGACGAGCTCAGACCCCTGCTCGACCTGACCGGTCCCGGCCCCCGCGACCCCGCCAGGATCGCGGGGGTGGACGTCGCCTACGACGGAGACCGCCTGGCGGCGGCGGTGACCGTGCTGGACGGGACGACCCTGGAGGTCGTCGAGGAGGTCGCCGTCCACGGGCGGGTGGCCTTCGACTACGTGCCCGGACTGCTGGCCTTCCGTGAACTCCCGGCCCTGCTCGACGCCCTCGACCGGCTGTCCGCGCTCCCGGACCTGGTCGTCTGCGACGGGTACGGGCTGGCCCACCCCCGCCGTTTCGGCCTGGCCTGCCACCTCGGCGTACTGACCGGGCTGCCGGCGATCGGCGTCGGGAAGACCGCCTTCGTCGGCACGTACGACGAGCCGGGCCCCGAGCGGGGCTCCTGGTCCGACCTGCGTCTGGACGGCGACGTCGTCGGCCGTGTGCTGCGCACCAGGGACGGGGTCAAACCCGTCTTCGTCTCCGCAGGCCACCGTGTCGACCTCGACACGGCGTGCCACAACGTGCTGAACCTCACCCTCCGCTACCGCCTCCCGGAGACCACCCGGGCCGCCGACAGGCTCTCGCGGAGGATGCTGACCGAGAACTGTCGCCCGGGCCTGATGGGATCCGAACGGCACGACGAGATGGGATGA
- a CDS encoding ankyrin repeat domain-containing protein codes for MTVGDNEWAEDAGAWHDSNLTEIRELLEGGFDPGRQLPWLRSTPLHQAAQEGAVGVIELLLASGAAVDPVDADGATPLWEAVRHGHDEVVKLLLAAGADPWRPCIAGRSPGVQALFTDMAGLFADLPGAPRISPRLRELQDTVDAMMFSYETYNEELCVAFVGGVSEEDVVRRLGSVPELCPPLEASELRRAEQDSRMEVLRVGSPPGGGVVLFQADGILPVQDGVGRTVTSGGGVLAGAFPFASPSVDIWRDGVAVARPSVYEQLTDTSMMELWMCRFGDCGAHPSTATERALSLMTLLTSTYITEEWLWSAPMRLVPVTLRRADEDG; via the coding sequence ATGACAGTGGGCGACAACGAGTGGGCCGAGGACGCCGGCGCCTGGCACGACAGCAACCTGACCGAGATCCGCGAACTGCTGGAGGGCGGGTTCGACCCGGGGCGGCAGCTCCCCTGGTTACGTTCGACGCCCTTACACCAGGCCGCGCAGGAAGGCGCCGTAGGGGTGATCGAGCTGCTGCTGGCCTCCGGCGCGGCGGTCGACCCGGTCGACGCCGACGGCGCCACCCCGCTGTGGGAGGCCGTGCGCCACGGGCACGACGAGGTCGTCAAGCTCCTGCTGGCCGCGGGCGCCGACCCCTGGCGGCCGTGCATCGCCGGCCGCTCCCCCGGTGTCCAGGCGCTCTTCACCGACATGGCCGGCCTGTTCGCGGACCTGCCGGGCGCCCCGCGCATCAGCCCCCGGCTCCGCGAGCTCCAGGACACGGTCGACGCGATGATGTTCTCGTACGAGACCTACAACGAGGAGCTGTGCGTCGCCTTCGTCGGCGGGGTGTCCGAGGAGGATGTCGTCCGCCGTCTGGGCTCGGTGCCCGAGTTGTGCCCGCCGCTGGAGGCCAGCGAGCTGCGCCGGGCCGAGCAGGACTCCCGGATGGAGGTCCTGCGGGTGGGCAGCCCGCCCGGGGGCGGGGTCGTGCTCTTCCAGGCCGACGGCATCCTGCCGGTGCAGGACGGCGTCGGCCGGACGGTCACCTCCGGCGGCGGGGTGCTGGCCGGGGCGTTCCCGTTCGCCAGCCCATCGGTCGACATCTGGCGCGACGGCGTGGCCGTAGCCCGGCCCTCGGTGTACGAGCAGCTCACCGACACCAGCATGATGGAGCTGTGGATGTGCCGATTCGGTGACTGCGGCGCCCATCCCTCCACCGCGACGGAGCGTGCCCTGTCCCTGATGACGCTCCTGACCTCCACGTACATCACCGAAGAGTGGCTGTGGAGCGCGCCGATGCGCCTGGTTCCGGTAACGCTGCGCCGCGCGGACGAGGATGGGTAG
- a CDS encoding MBL fold metallo-hydrolase, whose protein sequence is MATSRSIGRAVAGGLALAAAGWALKDVPAELGGRAAGERLERMRRSPQFRDGVFRNATPGAEAPSPQSARELVWNMFLNRGQRRPAARIPVVASPSGGPSPDGLSVIWYGHATALLEIEGRRVLLDPVWSRRASPSQLVGPRRLHPLPGPLAGLPPLDAVVISHDHYDHLDRATVRALTALQTAPFLVPLGIGAHLERWGVPASRIVELDWEEETTVAGLRFAATAARHFSGRTLNRNVTLWGSWVIAGRAKRVFYAGDSGYFDGYAGIGAAYGPFDLTLLPIGAYSPAWPDIHMTPEEAVTAHLDLGGRLMLPVHWATFTLAAHPWAEPVDRLWREAKARDVRLAVPRPGERVDTGDVPMLESWWEMLHDGGFPRRTR, encoded by the coding sequence ATGGCGACAAGCAGATCGATCGGGCGTGCCGTCGCGGGCGGGCTGGCGCTGGCCGCGGCCGGATGGGCGTTGAAGGACGTCCCGGCCGAGCTCGGCGGCCGGGCGGCGGGGGAGCGGCTGGAACGGATGCGCCGCTCGCCGCAGTTCCGCGACGGCGTCTTCCGCAACGCCACGCCGGGCGCCGAGGCGCCGTCGCCGCAGAGCGCGCGCGAACTGGTCTGGAACATGTTCCTCAACCGCGGGCAGCGCCGCCCGGCGGCGAGGATCCCGGTGGTCGCCTCACCCTCCGGCGGGCCGTCCCCCGACGGGCTGAGCGTCATCTGGTACGGCCACGCCACCGCGCTGCTGGAGATCGAGGGCCGCCGCGTGCTCCTCGACCCGGTGTGGAGCAGGCGGGCCTCGCCCTCCCAGCTGGTCGGCCCGCGCCGCCTGCACCCGCTGCCGGGGCCGCTGGCGGGGCTGCCGCCGCTCGACGCCGTCGTGATCTCGCACGACCACTACGACCACCTCGACCGCGCCACGGTCCGCGCTCTCACCGCGCTGCAGACCGCGCCGTTCCTGGTGCCGCTGGGGATCGGTGCCCACCTGGAGCGGTGGGGCGTGCCCGCCTCTCGGATCGTCGAGCTCGACTGGGAGGAGGAGACGACGGTCGCCGGTCTGCGGTTCGCCGCCACCGCCGCCCGGCACTTCTCCGGACGCACCCTCAACCGGAACGTCACCCTGTGGGGCTCGTGGGTGATCGCCGGTCGCGCCAAACGGGTCTTCTACGCCGGAGACTCCGGATACTTCGACGGCTACGCCGGGATCGGCGCCGCCTACGGCCCCTTCGACCTGACGCTCCTGCCGATCGGCGCCTACAGCCCCGCCTGGCCCGACATCCACATGACCCCCGAGGAGGCGGTCACCGCCCACCTCGACCTGGGCGGGCGGCTCATGCTTCCGGTGCACTGGGCGACCTTCACCCTCGCCGCCCACCCGTGGGCCGAGCCGGTCGACCGCCTGTGGCGGGAGGCCAAGGCCCGGGACGTCCGCCTCGCCGTCCCCCGGCCCGGTGAGCGCGTCGACACCGGTGACGTGCCGATGCTGGAGAGCTGGTGGGAGATGCTTCACGACGGCGGGTTCCCCCGCCGGACGCGTTAG
- a CDS encoding nucleotidyltransferase domain-containing protein, with the protein MEVRYVPDHSVLSVVTGSRAYGLETAESDVDRRGVFVAPTRLFWRLAKPPTHVEGPLPEQFSWEVERFCGLALEANPTVLECLWSPVEHASPAGEELISIRRAFLSARAHQTFTRYADAQFRRLNPERPRWKQAMHMIRLLLSGLHLVAHGEPLVRMDEHRDRLLAVRRGEVPWAEVDAWRTELTARFDGESVLPAEPDRRRVEDYLVRTREAAL; encoded by the coding sequence ATGGAAGTCAGGTACGTCCCGGATCATTCTGTGCTGTCGGTGGTGACCGGCTCGCGCGCCTACGGATTGGAGACCGCGGAGTCCGACGTCGACCGGCGCGGCGTCTTCGTGGCGCCGACCCGGCTGTTCTGGCGGCTGGCGAAGCCCCCCACGCACGTCGAGGGGCCGCTGCCCGAGCAGTTCTCGTGGGAGGTCGAACGGTTCTGCGGGCTGGCGCTGGAGGCGAACCCGACGGTCCTGGAGTGCCTGTGGTCACCCGTCGAGCACGCGTCCCCGGCGGGCGAGGAGCTGATCTCCATCCGCCGGGCGTTCCTGTCCGCGCGTGCCCACCAGACCTTCACCCGGTACGCCGACGCCCAGTTCCGCCGCCTGAACCCGGAGCGGCCCCGCTGGAAGCAGGCCATGCACATGATCCGGCTGCTGCTGAGCGGGCTGCACCTGGTCGCGCACGGCGAGCCCCTGGTCCGGATGGACGAGCACCGCGACCGCCTGCTGGCGGTGCGGCGCGGCGAGGTGCCGTGGGCCGAGGTCGACGCCTGGCGGACGGAACTGACGGCGAGGTTCGACGGGGAGAGCGTGCTGCCCGCCGAGCCCGACCGGCGGCGTGTGGAGGATTACCTGGTGAGGACGAGGGAGGCGGCACTGTGA